A window of Planctomycetia bacterium contains these coding sequences:
- a CDS encoding sulfatase produces MIYIDDLGYADIGPFGATKQKTPHLDRMAQEGLKLTSFYAAPVCSVSRAQLLTGCYGARVSVPGVFGPANKNGLHPQENTIADLLKRQGYATICIGKWHVGDQPDFLPTKQGFDHYFGIPYSNDMQRPARETGERVVPLVRDDKVAELLTDEAQSRIVERYTDEALKFIRENRQQPFFLYLPHTAVHTPIYPGEAFRGKSANGRFGDWVEEVDWSVGRVLDTLRELKLAENTLVMFSSDNGPWLIKGSDGGSALPLRGGKGSTWEGGVRVPTIAWWPTKVMPGTTCDAVAGTIDLLPTFVKLSGGTVPAEPMIDGRDISGLLFGTSKESPRDAHYYFAGYNIQAVRQGPWKLALVPQSESMGKGVPSDAAGKAPRLYHLDREIGEQTNLAVENPEMVQRLQALAAAMSARIGGNEPSERRPAGVVENPQTLYPTDSAKTRTTKKKLN; encoded by the coding sequence ATGGCGCAAGAAGGGCTGAAGCTCACCAGCTTCTACGCCGCGCCGGTCTGCTCCGTCTCACGAGCCCAATTGTTGACGGGGTGTTACGGAGCGCGCGTTTCGGTCCCCGGCGTGTTCGGTCCCGCCAATAAGAACGGACTGCATCCCCAAGAAAACACCATCGCCGACCTGCTCAAGCGGCAGGGCTACGCTACGATCTGCATCGGCAAGTGGCACGTCGGCGATCAGCCGGATTTTTTACCCACCAAACAGGGCTTCGATCATTACTTCGGCATTCCATATTCGAACGACATGCAACGGCCAGCTCGAGAGACCGGCGAGCGGGTCGTGCCGCTCGTCCGCGACGACAAGGTCGCCGAGTTGCTCACGGATGAAGCCCAGTCGCGAATCGTCGAGCGGTACACCGACGAAGCCTTGAAGTTCATTCGCGAGAATCGGCAGCAACCGTTTTTTCTTTACCTGCCGCACACGGCGGTTCACACTCCGATCTATCCGGGCGAGGCGTTCCGCGGCAAGTCGGCCAACGGTCGCTTCGGCGATTGGGTGGAAGAGGTCGATTGGAGCGTCGGCCGCGTACTTGATACGCTGCGCGAGTTGAAGCTCGCTGAAAACACGTTGGTGATGTTCAGTAGCGACAACGGCCCCTGGCTGATCAAAGGTTCCGATGGAGGGAGCGCCCTACCGCTCCGCGGAGGTAAAGGAAGCACATGGGAAGGGGGCGTACGCGTGCCGACGATCGCTTGGTGGCCTACGAAAGTGATGCCGGGAACGACCTGCGACGCCGTCGCCGGCACGATCGATCTGCTCCCGACGTTCGTCAAGCTCTCCGGAGGAACGGTTCCCGCGGAGCCGATGATCGATGGCCGCGACATCAGCGGGCTCTTGTTCGGCACCTCCAAGGAATCGCCGCGCGACGCACATTACTACTTCGCAGGCTATAACATTCAAGCAGTGCGGCAAGGCCCTTGGAAGTTGGCTCTGGTACCGCAGTCGGAGTCGATGGGGAAAGGAGTTCCTAGCGACGCCGCCGGCAAGGCACCTCGCCTCTACCATCTCGATCGAGAGATCGGCGAACAGACGAATCTCGCGGTCGAAAACCCGGAAATGGTGCAGCGTCTCCAAGCATTGGCCGCGGCAATGAGCGCGCGCATCGGTGGAAATGAGCCGAGCGAACGTCGCCCGGCGGGGGTCGTCGAGAATCCGCAAACACTTTATCCGACGGATTCCGCCAAAACCCGCACCACCAAGAAGAAGTTGAATTAA
- a CDS encoding ThuA domain-containing protein — protein sequence MRQLVAAPLPLLKSVWSVALCLVFAAADFAVAAPLVFEGGEGPGKGRHVVFLAGDHEYRSEESLPELARILAKHHGFKCTVLFNIDPATGEIVAGNSNMPGLEALDTADLAVVFLRFQNFPPEQMKHFDDYLNRGGPVVGLRTATHAFKMKAGDPFAKQSYDYKGKDFELGFGHQVLGQTWVGHYGANHRQSTKITIIHDKKAHPILHGVKDVWVQAGGYVGKPIDGEILTTAQPLNGMTPDSPADATKPPMPSEWTRTYKSASGKTGRVFTSLYGTSEDILNDGYRRLLVNGCFWALGLEDAIKPDANIAFVGPFKPNTFGGGAYARGIKPEMYAGFESPIPANNCTKDMNSRPTKKPAADNSGPKNAAPAATVTSTGKPARFVRIELPGDKRILTLAEVEVTSGGKNVALGGKATQSSTYGGAPASRAIDGNKSPDYGKGGQTHTANEGTTLPWWELDLGRAVEVESVGLWNRQGFESRLDGFTLTLLDADRKVVFRAAGVAAPQALKIDVKTDAQPVYLTYDGKPGEPSKSTAAAPPAASNEPPLADVPADYRDPTPFTFRQGDVVAILGNGLPDRMQHDGWFETLLQSELREQQVRFRNMSASGDRPNSYPRSSGATSMTRYLQHVKADVVFAFFGYNESYDDKPDDYKRQLLEFVKKTRGSKANGKTFPRIVLFSPIAHEDTHNPNVPDGKAHNAQLESYTLATEAAAKEAGVGYVDLFHPSLELFRKATSPLTINGVHLSEEGNRQLAEVIARALLGKPVSAASSLESLRTAVRDKDYYWNNRYRARDGNDVWGGRSTLAFTNGQTNAVVLQHELSMLDVMTANRDVRVWAAAGGKDIKVDDGNVAKPVEVISNVGGKSKSSSAQKEGTLDYIGGEEAIKHMAVSKGFQVSLFADEAKFPQLANPVQMQFDTKGRLWVAVWPTYPTWEPLKTMNDALLIMHDDDADGKADRVTEFAKVQNPLGFEFWNGGVIVTCAPEILFLKDTDGDDVADVRTVVLQGLDSSDTHHGANNLIYGPDGGIYWQSGVFMQHNHEHPWGPSLQASASAMYRFDPRRFTIAMHAPNSPNPHGIAFDSWGYHYATDGTGGRAYQVRPDQNGFKMQELLKKEVRPVTASEVVSSAHFPESMQGDFLICNVIGFLGIKHYHLERNPETGDVWGEPAGDELVVVRQNADGSKTEEKSRGLLMSADKNFRPSDAIFGPDGSLYISDWHNMIIGHMQHNVRDPNRDHTHGRIYRMTAVGRPLQKPVAVDGRPIPELLDNLKSPVDGIRHRTRIELSERDTKDVIAGTKQWVKQFDPTKKEDAHHLLEALWVYQQHNVRNVGLLNQLLLQSPEPHARIAAATVKHFWTNVDSGVRGGVISGAPELAAKKSGILSDTPELTTVRVATIPERMMYDVKELTVKPSKKVHLTFANPDYMPHNIMLVKPGKADDVGLAAIALGAGGFDVGFVPKSDDILWSIKLVDHGREEAIEFTAPTTEGAYPYICSFPGHHLIMRGTLFVTNDLKRFLAANPQAVTKITEWKTADFSDDLKRVGQNRNFARGKLLFTSLACAQCHKLGTESFAGMHSHGHSASHGHSASSHAAGMSPVVGPNLEDVVKKYRGEAKAVLQEILEPSRNIEEKYRTITLELEDGSTLTGNVLAEDKEAVTIYTARPTAKEHKVPKRTIESRLPSALSIMPVGQLNTLDKEQILDLLAYLLAGGKADHATFKKAPVPFKN from the coding sequence ATGAGACAACTCGTCGCCGCTCCCCTCCCCTTGTTGAAATCCGTTTGGTCCGTGGCGCTTTGCTTGGTGTTTGCCGCGGCCGATTTCGCCGTCGCCGCGCCGCTTGTTTTCGAAGGCGGTGAAGGCCCCGGAAAGGGACGGCACGTCGTTTTCCTCGCCGGCGATCACGAATATCGCTCCGAGGAGTCGCTGCCGGAACTTGCCCGCATCTTGGCGAAGCATCATGGCTTCAAGTGTACGGTGCTGTTCAATATCGATCCGGCGACCGGCGAGATCGTGGCCGGCAACTCCAACATGCCGGGCCTCGAAGCACTCGACACGGCCGACCTCGCCGTCGTGTTCCTACGGTTCCAGAATTTCCCGCCGGAGCAGATGAAGCACTTCGATGACTATCTTAACCGCGGCGGCCCGGTGGTCGGGCTGCGCACGGCGACGCATGCCTTCAAAATGAAGGCCGGCGATCCGTTCGCGAAACAATCGTACGACTACAAGGGGAAGGACTTCGAGCTCGGCTTCGGCCACCAAGTGCTCGGGCAAACTTGGGTCGGACACTACGGCGCTAATCATCGCCAGAGCACGAAGATTACGATCATCCACGACAAGAAAGCACATCCGATCTTGCACGGCGTGAAGGACGTTTGGGTGCAAGCCGGCGGCTACGTCGGCAAACCGATCGACGGCGAGATCCTTACGACGGCGCAGCCGCTCAACGGTATGACGCCCGATTCCCCCGCCGATGCGACGAAGCCGCCGATGCCTTCCGAGTGGACTCGCACCTATAAATCCGCCTCCGGAAAAACCGGCCGCGTCTTCACGTCGCTGTACGGCACGTCGGAAGACATTCTGAACGACGGCTATCGTCGCCTGCTCGTCAACGGCTGCTTCTGGGCTCTCGGCCTCGAAGATGCAATCAAGCCCGACGCGAACATCGCATTCGTCGGACCGTTCAAGCCCAACACCTTCGGCGGCGGCGCGTATGCGCGCGGCATCAAGCCGGAGATGTATGCGGGATTCGAAAGCCCGATCCCGGCGAACAACTGCACGAAGGATATGAACTCGCGGCCTACTAAGAAGCCGGCTGCCGACAACAGCGGGCCGAAGAACGCCGCGCCCGCCGCGACCGTAACGAGCACCGGTAAGCCCGCCCGCTTCGTGCGCATCGAACTTCCGGGCGACAAACGCATCCTCACGCTCGCGGAAGTGGAAGTCACCAGCGGCGGCAAGAACGTCGCGCTCGGCGGCAAGGCCACACAGTCGAGCACCTACGGCGGTGCACCGGCGTCGCGCGCCATCGACGGCAACAAGAGCCCCGACTACGGCAAGGGCGGTCAGACCCACACCGCCAACGAAGGTACGACTCTCCCCTGGTGGGAACTCGATCTCGGTCGGGCCGTCGAGGTCGAATCCGTCGGCCTGTGGAATCGGCAAGGCTTCGAGAGCCGACTCGACGGCTTCACGCTCACGCTGCTCGATGCCGATCGCAAGGTGGTGTTCCGCGCAGCCGGCGTGGCCGCACCCCAAGCGCTGAAGATCGACGTCAAGACCGACGCGCAACCCGTCTATCTCACCTACGACGGCAAGCCCGGCGAGCCTTCGAAGAGCACCGCTGCTGCACCGCCGGCCGCGTCGAACGAACCGCCGCTTGCCGACGTTCCGGCCGACTATCGCGATCCGACTCCGTTTACGTTTCGGCAGGGAGACGTCGTCGCGATTTTGGGCAACGGCTTGCCGGATCGGATGCAGCACGACGGTTGGTTCGAAACGCTGTTGCAAAGCGAGCTGCGCGAACAGCAGGTTCGCTTCCGCAACATGAGCGCCAGCGGTGATCGGCCGAACTCCTACCCGCGCAGCAGTGGCGCGACTTCAATGACGCGCTATCTTCAGCACGTGAAAGCAGACGTCGTATTTGCCTTCTTCGGCTACAACGAATCGTATGACGACAAGCCCGACGACTACAAACGGCAGTTGCTCGAGTTCGTCAAAAAGACGCGCGGCTCGAAGGCGAACGGCAAAACCTTTCCGCGGATCGTGCTCTTCAGCCCCATCGCCCATGAAGACACGCACAATCCGAACGTGCCCGACGGCAAGGCACACAACGCTCAACTCGAATCTTATACGCTTGCGACCGAAGCAGCGGCGAAGGAAGCCGGCGTCGGGTATGTCGATCTGTTCCACCCTTCGCTGGAACTGTTCCGCAAAGCGACGTCGCCGCTCACGATCAACGGCGTGCATTTGTCCGAAGAAGGGAATCGGCAGTTGGCCGAGGTCATCGCTCGGGCCTTGCTCGGCAAGCCGGTGAGTGCGGCCTCGTCGCTGGAATCGCTCCGCACTGCGGTGCGCGACAAGGATTACTATTGGAACAATCGTTATCGCGCTCGCGACGGCAACGACGTGTGGGGCGGCCGCTCCACTCTGGCTTTCACCAACGGTCAAACCAACGCCGTCGTCTTGCAGCATGAGCTCTCTATGCTCGACGTAATGACGGCGAATCGCGACGTGCGCGTGTGGGCCGCCGCCGGCGGCAAAGACATCAAGGTCGACGACGGCAACGTCGCCAAGCCGGTCGAGGTGATCTCGAACGTCGGTGGCAAGAGCAAGAGCTCGAGCGCTCAGAAGGAAGGGACGTTGGACTACATCGGCGGCGAGGAGGCCATCAAGCACATGGCCGTCTCCAAGGGCTTCCAAGTCAGCCTGTTCGCCGACGAAGCGAAGTTTCCGCAACTCGCCAACCCGGTGCAAATGCAGTTCGACACGAAGGGTCGCCTCTGGGTCGCCGTGTGGCCGACCTACCCGACTTGGGAACCGCTCAAGACGATGAACGATGCGCTGCTGATCATGCACGACGACGATGCCGACGGCAAAGCCGACCGCGTTACCGAATTCGCCAAGGTGCAGAATCCGCTCGGCTTCGAATTCTGGAACGGCGGCGTGATCGTCACCTGCGCGCCGGAGATTCTCTTCCTCAAAGATACCGACGGCGACGACGTGGCCGACGTGCGCACGGTCGTGCTGCAGGGCCTTGATTCCTCCGACACGCACCACGGCGCGAACAATCTCATCTACGGCCCGGACGGCGGCATCTACTGGCAGAGCGGCGTTTTCATGCAGCACAACCACGAACATCCGTGGGGCCCGTCGTTGCAGGCGTCGGCCAGTGCGATGTATCGCTTCGACCCGCGCCGCTTCACCATTGCGATGCACGCGCCGAACTCGCCGAATCCGCACGGCATCGCCTTCGACTCTTGGGGCTACCACTACGCCACCGACGGTACCGGCGGCCGTGCCTATCAAGTCCGTCCCGATCAAAACGGCTTCAAGATGCAGGAGCTGCTCAAGAAGGAAGTGCGACCTGTGACGGCGAGCGAAGTCGTGAGCAGCGCGCACTTCCCCGAGTCGATGCAAGGTGACTTCTTGATCTGCAACGTCATCGGCTTCCTCGGCATCAAGCACTATCACCTCGAGCGCAATCCGGAAACCGGCGACGTTTGGGGCGAACCGGCGGGCGACGAGCTCGTCGTTGTGCGACAAAACGCCGATGGCTCTAAGACGGAAGAGAAATCACGCGGACTCTTGATGAGCGCCGACAAGAACTTCCGCCCCTCCGATGCGATCTTCGGGCCCGACGGTTCGCTCTACATCAGCGACTGGCACAACATGATCATCGGCCACATGCAGCACAACGTGCGCGACCCGAACCGCGATCACACGCACGGCCGCATCTACCGCATGACGGCCGTCGGTCGACCGCTGCAGAAGCCGGTCGCCGTCGATGGACGACCGATTCCGGAATTGCTCGACAACTTGAAGTCGCCCGTCGACGGCATTCGGCACCGCACCCGCATCGAACTGAGCGAGCGCGACACGAAAGACGTGATCGCCGGCACCAAGCAATGGGTCAAGCAATTCGACCCCACCAAGAAGGAAGATGCGCACCACTTGCTCGAAGCGCTCTGGGTCTATCAGCAGCACAACGTGCGGAACGTCGGGCTACTCAACCAGCTACTTCTTCAATCGCCGGAGCCGCACGCGCGCATCGCCGCCGCCACGGTGAAACACTTTTGGACGAACGTCGACAGCGGCGTCCGCGGCGGGGTGATTTCCGGAGCTCCGGAGCTCGCAGCGAAGAAGTCGGGCATTCTCAGCGACACGCCCGAACTCACGACCGTTCGCGTCGCCACCATTCCCGAACGGATGATGTACGACGTGAAGGAATTGACGGTGAAACCTAGTAAAAAGGTGCATCTCACGTTCGCCAATCCGGATTACATGCCGCACAACATCATGCTCGTCAAGCCGGGCAAGGCCGACGACGTCGGCCTTGCGGCGATCGCTCTCGGCGCCGGCGGCTTCGATGTCGGCTTCGTCCCCAAGAGCGACGACATCCTTTGGTCGATCAAGCTTGTCGACCATGGCCGAGAAGAAGCCATCGAGTTCACCGCCCCGACGACGGAAGGAGCCTATCCCTATATCTGCTCCTTCCCGGGCCACCACCTCATCATGCGCGGCACGCTCTTCGTGACGAACGACCTCAAGCGGTTCCTCGCCGCGAATCCGCAAGCCGTGACCAAGATCACCGAATGGAAAACCGCCGACTTCTCCGACGACTTGAAGCGCGTCGGGCAGAACCGGAACTTCGCGCGGGGCAAGCTTCTGTTTACATCGTTGGCTTGCGCTCAGTGCCACAAGCTGGGGACGGAAAGTTTCGCCGGCATGCACAGCCACGGTCATTCCGCATCACACGGGCATTCTGCGTCAAGTCATGCCGCCGGTATGAGTCCGGTGGTCGGCCCGAATTTGGAAGACGTGGTGAAGAAGTACCGTGGTGAAGCGAAAGCGGTGCTGCAGGAGATTCTCGAGCCGTCGCGCAACATCGAAGAAAAATATCGCACGATCACTTTAGAGCTCGAAGACGGTTCCACGCTCACCGGCAACGTCCTGGCCGAAGACAAAGAAGCGGTGACGATTTACACGGCCCGACCCACGGCGAAGGAGCATAAGGTCCCCAAGCGCACGATCGAATCACGGCTCCCCTCCGCGCTCTCGATCATGCCCGTCGGCCAGCTCAACACGCTCGACAAGGAACAAATCCTCGACCTGTTGGCCTATCTGCTCGCCGGCGGAAAGGCCGACCACGCGACCTTTAAGAAGGCACCCGTCCCGTTTAAAAATTAG
- a CDS encoding transposase translates to MTIKGLREVYVLAFLNIRTRHVLLSPATVRPDAFWVARQAETYVRQARPSGLRVRYVQCDRDAKFGAPFDAIVTKLRAAAVPSPAKSPNTQAFVERFIGSIRSECLNHFLFFGTRHLDSVIRAWLEHYHGERPHQGVGNELLVKRSDGTKSSPRNAPFKLRDVRCRRRLGGFIKHYERSAA, encoded by the coding sequence TTGACCATCAAAGGGTTGCGCGAGGTGTACGTGTTGGCGTTCTTGAACATTCGGACACGACACGTGTTGTTGTCGCCGGCTACGGTCCGACCGGACGCCTTTTGGGTCGCGCGGCAAGCGGAGACGTACGTGCGGCAGGCACGGCCCAGCGGCCTGCGAGTCCGTTACGTGCAGTGCGATCGGGATGCGAAGTTCGGCGCCCCGTTCGACGCGATCGTGACCAAGTTGCGCGCCGCGGCCGTTCCCAGTCCGGCCAAGTCGCCCAACACCCAGGCTTTCGTCGAGCGTTTCATCGGCTCGATTCGCAGCGAATGCTTGAATCATTTCTTATTCTTCGGCACGAGGCATCTCGACAGCGTCATTCGCGCTTGGCTCGAACATTATCACGGCGAGCGTCCGCACCAAGGAGTCGGAAATGAGTTGCTGGTGAAACGTTCGGACGGAACGAAGTCCTCTCCTCGTAACGCTCCTTTCAAGCTCCGCGACGTCCGTTGCCGCCGACGCCTCGGCGGATTTATCAAGCATTACGAACGGAGCGCGGCTTAG
- a CDS encoding glycosyltransferase family 2 protein, with product MNVITAEPLETQANRQVPQFQTPLWLGKQHPWCVVIPVINEGERIKSLLARMASLKIDRIADIIIVDGGSKDGSLELQALQQFGVRGLLVKTAPGKLSAQLRCAYAFALDQGYAGIVTIDGNDKDDPEAIPRFIDALVDGVDFVQASRFIAGGVAENTPKLRDFAIRFIHAPMLNMASGFSWTDTTQGFRAYSSKMLLDPRVAPFRDVFMSYELLVYLSYRAPTLGYRCLELPTARRYPKGETPTKISGIKGNLSVLSVLVKACLGTYNT from the coding sequence ATGAATGTGATCACAGCTGAGCCCTTAGAAACTCAAGCGAATAGACAAGTCCCTCAGTTCCAAACGCCTCTGTGGCTCGGCAAGCAGCATCCTTGGTGCGTCGTCATTCCCGTGATCAACGAGGGAGAACGGATCAAGAGTTTGCTCGCCAGAATGGCAAGCCTAAAGATCGACCGAATCGCCGACATCATTATCGTGGATGGGGGAAGCAAAGACGGTTCCTTGGAACTGCAAGCGCTTCAACAGTTCGGAGTGCGAGGATTGTTGGTGAAGACGGCTCCCGGCAAGCTGAGCGCTCAACTGCGCTGCGCTTACGCCTTCGCACTCGACCAGGGCTATGCAGGAATCGTCACGATCGACGGCAACGACAAAGACGATCCTGAGGCAATTCCGCGATTTATCGATGCTTTAGTCGATGGAGTGGATTTCGTTCAGGCTTCGCGCTTCATCGCGGGAGGCGTTGCCGAAAACACTCCGAAATTGCGAGACTTTGCTATTCGTTTTATTCATGCCCCGATGCTGAACATGGCTTCGGGCTTTAGTTGGACGGATACCACCCAAGGTTTTCGCGCATATAGCAGTAAGATGCTTCTCGACCCTCGAGTCGCCCCCTTCCGCGATGTCTTTATGTCCTACGAGTTGCTGGTTTACCTCTCTTATCGCGCTCCCACGCTCGGCTATCGGTGCCTTGAGCTTCCAACGGCTCGCCGGTACCCCAAAGGAGAAACGCCGACTAAGATCAGCGGAATTAAAGGCAATCTGTCCGTGCTGTCGGTTCTGGTCAAAGCTTGCCTCGGTACATACAACACCTAG
- a CDS encoding sugar phosphate isomerase/epimerase: MRLAISNIAWNVSEDEEIVRLLPRYDVDAIDVAPGKYFPDPVKASDRDIANTRMWWADRGIEITGMQSLLFGTVGLNIFDSTNVQEAMLAHLAAICRIGAGLGATRLVFGSPKNRDRSKVADDEVMEIAIPFFRRLGDIAERHGVLICLEPNPVCYGANFMTTSAETAQVVEDVAHAAIKMQLDTGAITINEEDVDSVLDRYAHLIGHVHASEPGLVPLGDGETDHGKVYSALKRHLPTALVSIEMLATEKEPHLVSIERALAVAADGYGIS, encoded by the coding sequence ATGAGGCTGGCGATATCCAACATCGCATGGAACGTCTCGGAGGACGAGGAAATCGTTCGCTTGCTTCCTCGCTATGACGTCGACGCAATCGACGTTGCTCCAGGCAAGTATTTTCCTGATCCAGTTAAAGCAAGCGATCGTGATATCGCGAACACGAGAATGTGGTGGGCTGATCGCGGTATCGAGATTACCGGCATGCAATCGCTGCTGTTCGGCACCGTCGGCTTAAACATTTTCGATTCAACGAATGTTCAAGAGGCGATGCTTGCGCATCTTGCTGCCATCTGTCGAATCGGTGCCGGCCTGGGAGCGACAAGATTAGTATTCGGCTCGCCCAAGAATCGCGATCGATCGAAAGTGGCCGACGACGAAGTGATGGAGATTGCGATTCCTTTTTTTAGACGTCTCGGCGATATCGCCGAACGTCACGGCGTATTGATTTGCCTGGAACCCAATCCGGTTTGCTATGGTGCGAATTTCATGACGACCAGCGCCGAGACCGCTCAAGTAGTAGAGGACGTTGCTCATGCGGCAATCAAAATGCAACTGGATACAGGCGCTATCACGATCAACGAAGAAGATGTCGATTCCGTACTCGATCGCTACGCCCATTTGATCGGTCACGTGCATGCCAGCGAGCCGGGCTTAGTGCCTCTTGGTGACGGTGAAACCGACCATGGTAAAGTCTATTCGGCGCTAAAGCGACATTTGCCTACAGCGCTCGTTTCGATCGAGATGTTGGCAACTGAAAAAGAGCCGCACCTAGTGTCTATCGAGAGAGCGCTGGCGGTAGCTGCCGATGGTTATGGAATATCATAA
- a CDS encoding pyridine nucleotide transhydrogenase, which produces MTNALIGHSGFVGTTLLKQAVFEATYRSTDIGEIAGKVFDKIVCAGAPAQKWIANREPEADRRKIDALIEHLKTVRCETFILISTVDVFKCSLGADEKTSIDESGLNAYGLHRRLLEKFVESRFPNSLIVRLPGLVGPGLRKNVIFDFLNGNNRGSIESRGVFQFYPMVNLWSDIQTALNAQLRLVHLTAAPISVADVSLHGFGRPFDQRQSGTVATYDMRTLYAELFGAAGNYQYDVRETIQAIRSYAQSEPTTLKPAPAAMT; this is translated from the coding sequence ATGACCAATGCACTCATCGGACATTCCGGATTCGTGGGGACTACGCTTCTGAAACAAGCGGTCTTCGAAGCCACTTACCGTTCGACCGACATCGGCGAGATTGCCGGCAAAGTATTCGACAAGATCGTGTGCGCCGGTGCGCCCGCTCAGAAATGGATTGCCAACCGAGAGCCGGAGGCGGATCGCCGAAAGATCGACGCCTTGATCGAGCATTTGAAAACCGTCAGGTGCGAGACCTTCATCCTGATCAGCACCGTCGATGTGTTCAAATGCTCGCTGGGAGCGGATGAAAAGACCTCGATCGACGAATCGGGTCTCAACGCCTACGGACTGCATCGTCGGCTTCTAGAAAAATTCGTCGAGAGCCGGTTTCCGAATTCTTTGATCGTGCGATTACCCGGGTTGGTAGGGCCGGGCCTTCGAAAGAATGTCATCTTTGACTTTTTGAACGGAAATAATCGAGGTTCGATCGAGAGTCGCGGCGTGTTTCAGTTCTATCCGATGGTCAATCTCTGGTCCGACATACAAACCGCACTAAATGCGCAGCTGCGTCTAGTTCATCTGACGGCCGCTCCGATCAGCGTGGCCGATGTATCTCTACATGGCTTCGGTAGACCGTTCGACCAGAGGCAGAGCGGCACGGTTGCGACCTACGATATGCGCACCTTGTACGCCGAACTGTTCGGTGCCGCGGGAAATTACCAATACGATGTGCGCGAGACGATTCAGGCGATTAGATCTTATGCCCAGTCCGAGCCGACAACCTTGAAACCAGCACCGGCGGCGATGACATGA
- a CDS encoding FAD-binding oxidoreductase: MVLADLTQDAVIIGGGFYGAAIAVYLAKTRGLKRILLVEREPALLTRASYNNQARVHNGYHYPRSFITAYRSRVNLPKFVRDWPQAVKQDFTKLYAIARRNSKVTAKQFERFCGEIGAKIERAAPELRNLFEPRLIEDVFLVEEHAFDAGKLAVWAKNELLENGVRVRLNTRITAISRGSNRNLVVTAQPEHGTEELINCRYVFNCTYSGLNQFRGDFPGTRTGLKQEIAEMALMQVPPVLQHLGITVMDGPFFSMMPFPARGLHTLSHVRYTPHLNWRDELGTDPYQKIDRYDRATRVDRIVRDVARYLPAVADAKYVDSLFEVKTVLVKNEGDDGRPILFEKHEELPGCFSVLGGKIDNIYDVLEKLDTEKLDTEELCTDSLNNA; this comes from the coding sequence ATGGTTCTTGCCGATCTCACGCAAGATGCGGTAATCATCGGTGGAGGCTTCTACGGGGCTGCGATTGCGGTCTATCTAGCGAAGACGCGAGGCCTAAAACGCATTCTTTTGGTCGAACGCGAGCCCGCGTTACTCACTAGAGCTTCGTACAATAATCAGGCGCGCGTCCACAACGGCTATCACTACCCGCGCAGTTTCATTACCGCGTATCGAAGTCGAGTGAATCTGCCGAAGTTCGTTCGTGACTGGCCGCAAGCGGTCAAGCAAGACTTTACGAAGCTGTATGCGATAGCACGCCGTAACTCGAAAGTCACGGCCAAACAGTTCGAGCGATTCTGCGGAGAAATCGGCGCCAAGATCGAGCGCGCGGCTCCTGAGCTGCGAAACCTCTTCGAACCGCGCCTGATCGAGGACGTGTTTCTCGTCGAAGAGCATGCGTTCGACGCCGGCAAACTAGCCGTTTGGGCAAAAAACGAATTGCTTGAGAATGGAGTTCGGGTTCGCCTCAACACGCGAATCACGGCGATCTCTCGAGGGTCGAATCGGAATTTAGTCGTTACTGCGCAGCCGGAGCACGGAACCGAAGAACTCATAAATTGTCGGTATGTCTTTAATTGCACTTATAGCGGTCTCAACCAATTCAGAGGCGACTTCCCCGGTACCCGAACGGGCCTGAAACAGGAAATCGCGGAAATGGCGCTGATGCAAGTTCCACCGGTGCTTCAACATTTGGGAATTACGGTCATGGACGGTCCGTTTTTCTCGATGATGCCTTTCCCGGCTCGAGGACTGCATACGCTTTCGCACGTACGGTATACGCCGCACCTAAACTGGCGCGACGAGCTTGGAACCGACCCCTATCAGAAAATCGATCGCTACGATCGAGCGACTCGGGTCGACCGCATCGTCAGAGACGTGGCTCGGTATCTTCCGGCCGTTGCAGATGCGAAATACGTCGACTCTCTCTTCGAGGTCAAAACCGTTCTCGTTAAGAACGAGGGAGATGACGGTCGCCCTATTTTGTTCGAAAAACATGAGGAATTGCCCGGATGCTTTTCGGTGTTGGGGGGAAAAATCGACAACATTTACGACGTTCTGGAAAAGCTCGACACCGAAAAGCTCGACACTGAAGAGCTCTGCACGGACTCGCTCAATAATGCATAG